The Elgaria multicarinata webbii isolate HBS135686 ecotype San Diego chromosome 7, rElgMul1.1.pri, whole genome shotgun sequence nucleotide sequence aaataaatgactgaaaTCAACTTTTTCAACCACTCTGTACTATGCTGCCACATTTAATCCTCAAATTGTCTATAAATCAATACAGGTTTAGATTGCAACTCAACTTGCGTTCTAAAGTCTTTCAAAAATCAAGATGAACAAAAACATGTTGTCCTGTGATATACCAGTCAGGTTGCATAAATGTTTTCTGAAAGGGCAGATGCAGAAAGCTGCCATTTGAATCAGAACTTTCTGGGAGGGAAGTTTGGGGGACACTTTTCTCTTTCACTGAGTGccatattttaattaaaacacacacacaaagagagagagagagagagagagagagattgtagacTGAACCAGATATTACCATAATTAACAATTccacaaatgtttttaaagtaaatgtgggaagattccccacccttgcagaaGGCCAAACCCACTGACAGCCTAAACTTTATGGTCATGGTCTGCCCATGACAAAGGAATAAACCTGAACCACCCAAGATAAGGTGGTTGTAGCATAGATGTTGAAGTCCCCTACGATGATAATACTGGGAGTCCTCAACATCATGTTCAAGACTACTTCTATCAGCTCAGGCAGGAAGTCTGCAAGGTAGTAGGTTGGTACTTATACCAACAGCATTAACAACCTGTCCTGAATGCCCAATACAGGGTACAAATGCTGCAGATTAATATTGCCTTGACCCAGATGCCTAGAGatgaagatttattattattattattttattatttatttatatagcaccgtcaatgtacatggtgctgtacagagtaaaacagtaaatcgcaagaccctgccgcataggcttacaatctaataaaatcatagtaaagcaataaggaggggaagagaatgcaaacaagcactgggtagggtaaacaggcacagtgGGGTAGAACTAACAGATAATTGATAGTGACTCCTACTCCCCAACTCCAGCTGATGCTGTACTAAATACCCAGGCAGGTagctgtctatatgcaggaaaagccccacagtggctgtggaacTGAGCCCCATCAGTTACACAATGcaggcacagatttgcagccaccatggggcttctctgtgatgctgcgttttgaaaaagtcagggatttaccccaagtttttcaaagggagcaacatcAACATGGTGCTTCCACTGTGTAACGTCACTCCATGACCAATCCAGTGCCAATCTggaggtggagcctggtggaatgcaaccagtgattggttgtcttcaaccaggaagagggcgggggtgaCTCCGGGACCCGGATGGCTACCCCAAACCCCCGTGCTCCCTTctcagcatcgggattacctgacacccaggagagggaaagtgtggggttgaggagggaggtggcactaacccggtgccgtgaagacagATTAATTCCCTCCACCTTCTACACCCAAATCCCAGTAATACAAACCAGAGTAGCCCCGTCATCTATGATTAAATCATGGATTAAAACATGAATGATAGAAAGATGTGGCATTCAAATGCACCACCAGCCAGTCAGAGGATCGTTTCCACTTTGGGAATGGCTGGAAAATGTCGATGaatccctcttcctctctcctggCTTATATAAACCTAACCGCTGTATATACCCAACCTAGAAACACTCTGAAAGGGCAACCCATCCCCCGCAATTAACTCAATCATCCATGCACATtattaaaagagcaataaaaacaacaatacccttGTCCTCGTGGGTACTGAAAAGTTTGCAGTTCCTGGAAAATGGAGTGTTTGATGTAAAGGCACAATATTTCTGATAAGCTTTATTATATGCCTATTCACATATGCACAGGGTGGTTTTCCACCTGGCTTGTGTTTTATTACCCCCAAAAAATCTCAGCACAAATCCAATctagaacaaacaaaacaaccacaGGACAACACAGAAAATagtgagttcatagaatcatagaatagcagagttggaaggggcctacaaggccattgagtccaaccccctgctcaatgcaggaatccaccctaaagcatccatccctgacagatggttgtccagctgcctcttgaaggcctctagtgtgggagagcccacaacctccctaggtaactgattccattgtcgtactgctctaacagtcaggaagtttttcctgatgtccaactggaatctggcttcctttcacttgagcccgttagttgTGACAATCTGTCAGCCACATCAACTCAGAAGCAATGGGCTAATATGTAAACAACTAGAGAGAGGACCTCAGTGTAGAAATGGGAATGGGAGATGGAAAGGCAAGGCAAAACAAGGAaaacctctccccccccacccccatcattttCTCAGGGATCCCAACATGTAAGAACTAAAGGCTCTGCTCTTGTGAATGATTTACCAGTAGCTGTGAAGCTGGTTCTGTTTGGGAAGCAGCAAAAGGCATCTTTCTAGGTCCCTCTGGTTAGAGTATTATGTATGTTGGAATGCTAATACACTATATTAATCTATGACAAGAAGATTAATCCAGGTAccagtccctactcagccatgaagctcacgggTGATTTGGGGCTGGTTAGTgattcccagcctaacctaccccagcttgttgtgaggattacaTGGAGAATAGGAGGGCCATGTGGgccgccttggtttccttgcaagagggggggaaagcaggatagaaatgtaataatatattttttaaacattttactgGAAGCGGAAGTCTTTTATTGGTTATTGAAATGTACATTATGTTGAATTCAGAAAGCACAGCAACGTGTGTCACAGAGTGAACaagcaacacccctgctttacataaacatatatttttcaTTATGATTGTGGCTACTgaacaaaaagaaacaaagaaatctCCAACTCACACCCTTTCTGACAACTGTTTAGGATCCTCATTTGGATCTCATTATTTGTACTCTATGTGTCACCTCCTATGGATGTTTGATGTCATTCTTGATAAGAATGCCTGAGTTTCTACTGAAAAGCCTAATCATAGATGTCTCATAGGGTGTGTCTCATCAATCTCTGAGGGGAGAAAAATAACACCATTCAAAAAAGAAATCAATATAGGCTTACTTGCATTGAAGCATACTTCGAAACACACATCTGTGTTACTTAATTGGAGCTTTGTCCCAATAATTCTTGACCATGTCATCTGCAGATGTTAATATATGGGGATAGTAACACTATCCCATcttgggttgttgtaaggatggtGCTATATGTCAAAACCTATggtgctatatttatttatttatttatataggaacataggaagctgcctcatactgtctacactgactggcagtagcactCCAGGTTTTCACATAGGAATGTTTACCTGGAGGTGCCGGAGATTGAACCGGGTACTGTTTGTGTGCAAAGTATGTGATTCATCAATTAGCAACACCCTTAACACTTTTTTATTTCCTAATTAATACATTACCAGCTGTATTCTGGACGAATTGAAGGTTCCAAACAAATACCCAAAATCACAAATCTGATTCTTTGGGGAGACTGCAGCCCCCATGCAAAACAGTCTGGATACCAACTCCATGGTCAACTTGGCCCCTTACCAAAGAACCTCCATGCTGTCTGAATTGACCCACAGTTTACACACCAGCATCCagcttattaattaattaattaattaattaattaaatttatataccaccccatagctgaagctctctaggcaccTGTTCATCCATATCAGATGAAAAAGACTGAAACAGACCCAGGTCAAGGAAGGTTTTATTAAAGAGTGATCTCACAGCTGCCCCCTTTAAAGAAGCTGGGATCACCCCTTCTCTCAAAGTCAAGGGGCCACTAACCACCTAACAGCCCCAGCCATTCACTCCCTTCAAATAGATGTTACCAGCTatgatttatttataacatttatatcccaccttttttcctctaaggaacccaacgtggtgtacataatcctcctcctctccatgttatcctcacaacaacaaccctgtgaggtaggttgggctgagagtctgcgactggcccaaagtcacccagtgggtttccatgatcaagtggggactagaacctggatctcccgactcccagtccaacaccttagccactacaccacactgggcaaAGTTAGACTATACAAGTGATAGGTCACGCCTTTCCAATCACACTGTCAGCTGACAGAATGTTACATATCTGTGCTGCAAATAATGGATACGAGTGATGTTATCTGTGAAATGTTTGATCAATAAGTCTCACCAGGCCAACCAAAGACTTTGGTAGTCCATCTTAGGGATGCACATGGCGAAGATCTCCAATCACTGGATAACTTGGACTTGAATtagggtggctgtgtgtcctacttgacagaggacagtcctctattgaaggtgtcctctgtttaaagatctgttctgtccaagtccagtttaaagataaggagccacAAGAATGAAGAACAAGAGGCGCCTAGAGGTTGCCCCTCATCAGCTGGCTCCTGGAGAGCGACAGAGTAGGCCacaccacacagggcatccagtcacagtcttccccagcatagtgagatgtattgcacttctattaaaattatagtaatcatttctaaatttgcatctatacatataaattagcacatggaaATTGTATGTGAATACATGCCCACTTTTGTCCTCTATTTGGGGTGGTGTGATGTGTAAATGGCTACCTCGTATTGCATGGGCACAATGGTAGTGGAGAAGCATTTTTTTCTTCACTGCCATCACCACTACAGAGTAGCCCCCCCAAATGTGCTCTTGCCCATATGTTTACTCTGAGTTTTTCAGCACTTTAGCTGTTGTCCAAACTGGAGTGTGGGACAGTGCCCGAGAGTGGCTGTATCAGTTGCCTGAGTCATCTCTGTGTACCAGAGACCAACCAGGGCTTCCACAAATGCACCAATCATGTCAGAGGAAACCCCCTGTGGGACGCCAGGAAACAGtgagccctccagaggttttcaTAGGTAAGTGATTTCTATGACATTTGGCTCTCCACTTCCACACTGAATGTttaggccagcagcagcagcagcattattctCCAAAGCCAGAGCAGATTGCATGTTACATTTTCTCTGAGAATCTAGTTTCTTCCATTCCGTTAAGTGGATCCCATTATCCATGTCCTGCGGCATAGGCTCATGGTAAAGAGTGATCTGGACTGTTCGTAGCTGTGGGCCGTAATGAACTGTCACAATGATGATAATAGCCAGGAAGACAAAAATGGCAACAATGATGGAGATCATGGCGAGGCCATCTCCTTTCCTTGTTGTGACAGAGCCTGGGGTAAAGTCAACCAAGCCCTGGACTTCGTATTGCTTCAGTTGATTGTTTGCAATGGAGAAATTCATTGCTTAAGGTTAGAAAAGAAGAGTATTCACCTGTGACAAATAAAAACAGTTTTTCAATGTATACAATGAAACGGGGCAACATTAACAGATTGCTTCGGTTAACTATCCCCCAAATTTACCATTTATCAGAACATGTAAAGTTCTCCCTGGATTTTAGGTTCCAAATGACCTGATTTTATTTGCAGAGCAATACCAGTGCATGAGTGATCCAGCATCccgccctttttatttttttattccagacttaggatcataggaagctgccttaaatcaGGCTCAATactgtcaacattgactggcaacagctttccaGGGTAACGgtcagaggtctttcccaggcctacttagagatgccaggaattgaacctaggatcttctatatgcaaggcatgtgctctgtcactgtgGCACAACCCTACTTTTCCCCATGCCAATCCCATGCCAAGCTCTCTTTCTCATCGTAGGGATCTACGTTCAGTGACTGGACCTTCATTATGTGTCATGACTTGTATGAGCAAGAGAATAAATGGGATACTTCCAAAATTCTCCTCATTTTATTTCCCCCTTGGAATTTGGAGTTCTGAATTTGCTGGTCATGTTTTCAAAGTGGAACCAATGCATTAGAAATCCTCCCTTGTTCTGTTTCTTATTTCCACATTTTGAATAGAGACTGCACATTTGCAATGTGTCACAGCTTTGAATTTCCTTCACACCACCCGCCACACTGTGACAGTTATGCATGCCCACATTCATAACGCATTGCAAAGCAACCTCTCTGATGTGATTGCCATTGGATGTGATTTGACTGACTGCATCAAGattcttattattattgtgattttaCTCATGCATTTATATACATTAATAAAAccttgcaaaacaaaaacaaaaaagtgctCTTGATGTAATAATAACCAGTATCATATCAAAACTGCTGTTTTGTGTGCAGAGTTTTATCAATGCACACATTCACACTGATAGCACAGAGCATGGGAAAAATTAACTGAAGGAATAGAATGCTGTAGCAATCTATGCATAATCCAATTCTGggattaattttagaaattctgcCTGTTAAACTGGAATTCAGAAAGAGTGTATTGCAGGGCAGACCCAGtccacaaaacaacaaaactatGGAATGGGGGAAATCTGCTCATCCTTAAATATATAAGAGACAAACTgagaccagtgtggtgtagcagctaaagtgttggactgggagccggaagatccagtttctagttggccatggaaacccactgggtgactttgggccactcacaacctacctcacagggttattgttgtgagaataaaatggagaggaggaggattatgtacgctgccttgggttcctttgaggaaaaaagacaggaaataataataataataataataataataataataataataataatgaacaaacTGCAGTAAAAATGGAGGAATCTGATTGCATTAATCAATGGGAACAATTTGGGAAAGCAAAGGAATAACTGTGACTTTTATTTGTGCAGCACGTTATGAGAATAATGTGGGCTGATCCTCACATCATAACCATTATGGAAGATCAATAGATGTGCTTCCATGCAGTGGAATGTGCTTGAGAAATCCGGACTGCATCCCTCACCATCTGGTTCTCATCAGAAGCACAGCATGGCCCCATCAAACCCCACACTGACCAGTATTGGAGGGGAGAATTCCTTTACCTGGATTCCTGTAGAAGTGCCAACTCAGCCTGGAAGGGGTTCGTCCACCGAGAGGGCGGTTAGTAAAAGTGAGGGGCAGGACGAAGCCTTTTCATCCTCAGCCTGCCTCTTTGTCTCAGCAGCAGAGAGGCCAAAGGCTGGTCAGAGAGAGGCATCAGAGCCAACTCAGAGCCCATCTGGCAGCTCTGTCATTTCCCAGCAAGTCAAGGAAACTGCCCAGCATCAGGTGAAGACTGTCGAGGCAGAAAGAGCACAGGGAGAGTTTAAACCCGGGTGTAGCTTTAGCGCTGACGGCAGAAGTTGCATTCTGGGAATCTGACAGCTTGTTCTCGGTTGTGATATTTGCTTATAGGAGTGTCTGTTTGCATCTACAATGCTCTgattgtatatttgtaaataaagtaaatattGCAACGTCACCAGATGTTTTCAGTGCTCTCTCGTCCAAAAGGGAACTAAACACTGTAGCACTCAGCCTGGGGTTTTTCCCCACTCAGAGGACTGGGGAGCACGTAACCGAATTCACACACACGTAATTGAGGCTTGGGTGGAGAGATGCAAACCTACAAAACCAgggtttttgatttgtttttaagtaGTTGGGACGATACAACTGATTCAGAAAGATTCTGTTGCTTACTTACTTACCTTGTGGTTTGCTATTAGTTGCTGTATGATACGCTTCTATTTTTATAGTTGAGGGGCGGGGAAGCAAGACTTGTTACTTATGACTCCTGAGCAGTACAGGGGCTTTAAGGTTAaggaagtaaaatgaaaataagtcTTGAAACAAATGGGACCTTCAACAATATGTTGCAGTGCAGAATGCTTCCTGTTCAGGTTTCCATCCACTCCATTCCATCTCCCCCCTCCAGGTTTTCTTCTCATCCACCCCCAAGAGTTAGTCAGCTTTCAGTCTCCGTTGAGCTACTTGTGAATTTCCCCCACTTAGGGTTCtccctattttttttctttttgtacttctgcaaatgttGATACTTCCCTCTACTAAGTGCTGTCTACTGCTCCAGCCTGGCTCTGTCACCTTATCTCTGTGAGTGTCCcaacattaaggggaaattgcagtgCTTACTGGGAGTGCTTACTGGGAGCTTTTTGCTTCCAGCTTCTTTTGCATGATTGTTAGGGGCAGCATTACgtgggcagagaggggcaacgacgtggtttgaattgaatggaccagcaaacttccatgagtggccaatcacgagtgtgcaataaatcactcatttagagatgGTCTGTGTGTAAAATAAGTGCAGGGGCTATGTTTGCACCTGGTGACTGTCTTGCTTTCAGAGTTGGAAACATACActtaggccataactagacctaaggtttatccctggatcatccaggggtcaaacctgttcatctagatgacacacaggggatccagtgctcaggcaggggtgaaccctggaggatcccaggagaaaccttaggtctagctgtggccctagtctgaGTCCTGTTTACTCTAGGTCCATTAATCCTCTCAGGCTACTGCAATCCTAAAAACATCTATCAAAGATTAAGCACCATGAggcacaatgggacttacctctgaaaCGACATGTAGAGGATGGCACTGTCAGTGACTTCGAGGCACTTTAGGAGCTGATAAAAGCCTGAAAAGCCTGCCCATcgtttttaaagcaacaacaacaacaacacaactttgAAATGTGAAGATACCACTTCCAAAATGCCATATTGATCAAAAGCATCTCTAAAAGTAATGGCCTCATTTGCAGGCAGTTAGAACAATGGGAGTTCGGAAAGCAGAATTCTTCGTGCTCTTTCTCAATCTTAAATGCTAATATACATGGAAATTTATATATGCCTCATATCACAGTCCTTCCTCCCATATTATATCTCTATACAGAAAAGGTTAAGGTTGAAACGAACGTTAAACTTGATATAGATCAACTGGAATTTTCTTTTGGAATATAAGGACACACTAATTAAATAGTTAATAAATCCTCTTCCCCATTCCTCCTTCCATATCATTCCTTACCTTGAGGTAGCTTCCAAAGAGATTGGAGGTTAGACTGAATGTTGATAAATATAATGGATATTTTTATACATATGATAAAGCTAAAGCTGAAAGAATATCTGTCCCTTTTCAGATCAAAAGGCTTAATGCAGAGATTTTGCTGTTTTGGTGATCAGCAGCGACTGAGAATTTGTATTTCAATCAGAGTAAAACCTTAATCTAGGAATCTAGAGATTAAGCTTCCATCTGTGAGGGAAACGTCAATAATGTACCATTTGTAAACTCAAGAATGCTCCGGAGTTCTCTGGTCTTGTGGTTTGGTGGATTTGGACTGCCTTAAAAATTACCAGTGAAATTCAACAGACTAATATAAAACTCACATCACCATCAATTTAGTTGGTACCAAGCCCTTGAAAATGATACTttgaaccttttttcttttctttccttttttggtggtggtggagagaagaaGATATGACTAATCCTTCATGAATATATTGAAGATAACAAATTGAAGTCCTGTATACTATACAATGGATGGGTGTCAATGTTTGTCTTTGAATATTACTGTTTATACTACTTATACTGTTTATACTATAGAGCCTCatatggcgcagagtggtaagcggcaattactgcagccgaaactctccccacggcctgagttcgatcccagcggaagctggttctcaggcagccggctcaggtcgacacagccttccatctttccgaggtcagtaaaatgagtacccagctagctggggggaaagggaactgcgactggagaaggcaatggcaaaacaccccgctacaaagtctgccaagaaaacatcagtgaaagcaggcattcctctaggagtcagcaatgactcaagtgcttgcatgagaggctcctttcctttttccttatacTACTAGATCAATTGTTTGTGgttgcagctttatttatttatttctttatttatttatatcctgcctttccccctttttgtaaggaactcaaggtggcttaagaggttcctgacttggagctaagcagaagcagggaagagcagctggcccagctcaagtaggagctagaaaagtaagccagattcccagggagcgagcgaacagggagtgagcgaacaggaagagcaaacaggagtttgacagggggagttcggcaggggaggccaaaggggaggcctctaaaaaaaattaaaaaataaaaataaaaaataaataaataaaataaaataaaatagaataaaataaaaaataaataaaaaaaagaggtggggaaaacaaagaaaaacataaagagaaaaaaactccacaaaaccaccaccaaaaacccccaccaaaaacaacccacccacccccaaagatcttactttcccttaagacatactcatatagttgtgtatcttcagagaggacacaacaaagcaaaggcaattccactataatcaaaaaggaaaaaaccaaagcagaaatcgacaatatggatggaaaggagtccctagaggtggtgacctgcaaagggtgtgcaatgtccgtgtttctgcctgagctcaacatggcgtatacctgcaacaagtgcaagctggtggcacttttggaagaaaaagtgagaggacttgagcagcgagtgtccaccctctaaggaataagagaagtcgaggagttcttagcccgaacggtggaactgcaacagcaacaagaagcacatgagattgaagaacaacagccagctgaagcagaagtggagtatgctgaggggagggaagccaatgaagaggaaactccctggaaaagagtgacagttaggagagggggaattagagggcgttctgcaccggtggagccattggagttaagcaaccgctttcagcttctagAGAataagactgaaggacagtttgcagaagaggaagtacaggagacaccatgcaacagtgaccaagaggcagaaggtaggtcaaccaagaagaagagaagagtattcgttgtgggagactccctgctgcgtgggattgaaacccaagtatgtcgtgaagacccatggactcgccaggtgtgctgtttccctggagcacagattagagatgtgactgaagggttaccgaagctcataaagcccacggacacatacccctttcttctcatccatgtgggaacaaatgatgtcgccgagcagagctacgaagaaatcatttcagactttgaagttctgggaaggaaactgaagaactttggggcccaggtagttttctcatccatcctcccggttcttggaaaaggattagaaagggaaagaaaaatactccggatgaatgactggcttcgaaggtggtgccgtcgtgagagttttggattctgggaccacgagctacgctacttggaacatggactgctggcaagggatgggttgcacctcacaagggctggaaagaatgagttcagccacagcatgaagaacttgatcaggagggctttaaactgaatcttacgggggtgggagatgtaaattttgaggcaacaatggatgaaggccaatgcaccacagtacagagaacagctccaacagtgtcccaaaatagtgtctgcaacaaggtaggaacaaagccagactataaaacacatggtcttcgatgtctatatactcatgcccagagcatgggaaacaaacagaatgaacttgaactcttattacatgaaggcaaatacgacttgataggtataactgaaacttggtgggatgactcccatgactggaatatagcaattgaaggatataacttgttcaaaaagaacagaagaaacagaaagggaggtggagttgcactatatgttaaaaatacctatccctgcacagaaatacaggcggatgagactgggagcccagtcgagagcgtatggattaaaataaatggggctaggaataaaaagaatatgataatcagagtttactaccgaccacccaatcaaggagaagacgaggacgaaacttttgagaaacaaattgccagtgtttcaaggaagtgtgatgtactagtgatgggggacttcaattaccctgatatctgttgggagaccattactgccaaaagcggcccttccaagaaattcctgacatgtatgggtgataactttctcctacagaaagtggaagaaggaactagaggatcggcaatccttgacttgttattgaccaatagggatgacttagtggataaagtggcagtcacgggaactctgggggaaagtgaccacgtcatacttgaattcttgattatgaaggagacaaaagtcgagcatagccatacacgtactctggattttag carries:
- the SMIM33 gene encoding small integral membrane protein 33 is translated as MNFSIANNQLKQYEVQGLVDFTPGSVTTRKGDGLAMISIIVAIFVFLAIIIIVTVHYGPQLRTVQITLYHEPMPQDMDNGIHLTEWKKLDSQRKCNMQSALALENNAAAAAGLNIQCGSGEPNVIEITYL